The sequence CCCGCCGCTCCCGCGTTAGCAATCCCGCGTCATACATGACTTTCAAATGATGACTGACAGTAGGTTGCGATAAGCCCAGGGTCTCCACCAGCGCACAAGCTTTGATTTCTTGACGGGGCTGCGCTGCAATCAAATTCAGCAAGTACAACCGCGTGGGGTCGCCCAGCACTCGAAAGACACCAGCGAGGGCTTCCGCCTGTTCAAACGTCAGCCGACCCGTCAACAAGGGCGGGCAACAACGCCAAACCTGCGGATCAACCGTTCTGACCTTCATACCCACTCCACCCTAAGCCCATCATCACCCACTGTATAGATACTTGTCAATATAGATGCAGGTTGATATAGTGAGTTTGGATTTCGTTGAGATAGAGGCCATGGGAAAGGCTGCGCCGTTGGGGGTTTTTGAACGGTATTTGTCGGTGTGGGTAGCGCTGTGCATTGTCGCAGGGGTGAAGTTGGGGTTAGCGTTTCCCCAGGTGTTTGGCTTCATCTCGCGCCTGCAATATGCCAACGTGAATTTTGTGGTGGCGGTGCTGATTTGGGTCATGATTTACCCGATGATGGTGAACGTAGATTTTGCTTCGCTGCACCAGGTGGGACGCAAACCCAAGGGACTGTGTATCACGCTGGTGGTGAATTGGCTCATTAAGCCCTTCACGATGATGTTGCTGGGGTTGTTGTTTTTCCGAGTCATTTTTGCCGGGTGGGTGTCTCCCCAAGCAGCACAGGAATATATTGCGGGGATGATTTTACTGGGAGCAGCCCCGTGTACAGCGATGGTGTTTGTCTGGAGTCAATTGGTGCGGGGCGATGCCAACTACACGCTGGTGCAGGTGTCCATTAATGACCTAATCATGGTGTTTTTATTTGCCCCTATCGTGTCGTTTTTGCTAGGGGTGACGGATATTCAAGTGCCCTGGGAAACTTTGTTACTTTCAGTCATTTTGTATGTCTTGATTCCCCTGGTGGCGGGCTACTGGACGCGCAAACGGTTAGATGCAATCGGTCATGAAATTGCCATTGCCAAGTTTTGTGAGCAAATTAAGCCCTATTCCATCGTGGGATTGTTAGCTACTGTTGTCTTGCTGTTTGGGTTTCAAGCGCAAACAATTCTGCAGCAACCGGCGGTGATCGCACTCATTGCCCTTCCCCTGCTGGTGCAAAGCTACGGGATTTTTGCGATTGCCTACGCCTGGGCGTATGTTTGGCGGGTGCCGTTTGAAGTGGCAGCGCCAGCGGCGTTGATTGGCACGTCCAATTTCTTTGAACTGGCGGTGGCGGTGGCAATTAGTTTGTTTGGCCTGGAGTCGGGGGCGGCGCTGGCGACGGTGGTGGGAGTGCTGGTGGAAGTGCCGGTGATGCTGTCGCTGGTGGCGCTGGCAAATCGCACGCGTCAATACTTTGCTCACACGTAAGGAGGGTTCGGCGATGTACCGGATTATGTTTGTGTGTAAGAAAAATTCGCGGCGGTCGCAGATGGCGGAGGGATTTGCGCGGGCGTTGGGGGGCGAGAAGGTGCAGGTGGCTAGCGCCGGATTGGAAGCCAGTTTTGTGGACCCCTTAACTGTTCAGGTCATGGCGGAGGCCGGGATTGACATTAGCCAGCAAACGTCGAAACCCTTGAGTGATTTCCGGCCTGAGGATTTTGATGCGGTGATTTCCCTGTGCGGGTGTGGGGTGAGCTTGCCGCCGGAGTGGGTAACGCGGGATTACTTTGATGATTGGCAACTAGAAGACCCCGAAGGCGGCGACATGGAAACCTTCCGGCGGGTGCGCGACCAGGTGAAGGAACGGGTGGTCAAGTTGCTGCAGGAATTGCCCTGATCTAGCCTAGCTACGTTAGATTGCTTCGTTGCTGGTGTAGTATGGGATGTCCCGTCCGGTTGCTCTTCGGTGGCATCTACAAACGCTTCACCCAGCAGGTCTTGTGGCTCCCGGTCAAACTCTCGAATCTCGCGACAGTCAGCCAGTCTTAAAAGATGTGACCTCTGGCACGGCGATAAATTGGGCTAGCTCAGTTGAGGAGCGTGGCTCATTTTGCACGTGCGCCGGTTACAGGTGTGCAATCTCGTTCTCGCCATTGTCAACGATGGAGCGTGTTTGTAACTGATGCTACAGACCTTGCCGCGACCTTCCCACTAGCCATTCAGCGAATTGCTTGGGCAATGGGACGCTCTTGCTAAAATTGTAGAGACTGTCACCCACGAGACGGGAAGGTTAGATAGCTAGATATTGAGTTTCAGTTGGTACTGTGCTTTTCATGGGCAAAAGGAAAAGTTCTAGGAGGACAGCATAGTG is a genomic window of Gloeomargarita sp. SKYB120 containing:
- a CDS encoding metalloregulator ArsR/SmtB family transcription factor, with product MKVRTVDPQVWRCCPPLLTGRLTFEQAEALAGVFRVLGDPTRLYLLNLIAAQPRQEIKACALVETLGLSQPTVSHHLKVMYDAGLLTRERRGTGIYYRLVPQLLSALRQVLSTDAAIMV
- the arsC gene encoding arsenate reductase, glutathione/glutaredoxin type, which produces MYRIMFVCKKNSRRSQMAEGFARALGGEKVQVASAGLEASFVDPLTVQVMAEAGIDISQQTSKPLSDFRPEDFDAVISLCGCGVSLPPEWVTRDYFDDWQLEDPEGGDMETFRRVRDQVKERVVKLLQELP
- the arsB gene encoding ACR3 family arsenite efflux transporter, with protein sequence MGKAAPLGVFERYLSVWVALCIVAGVKLGLAFPQVFGFISRLQYANVNFVVAVLIWVMIYPMMVNVDFASLHQVGRKPKGLCITLVVNWLIKPFTMMLLGLLFFRVIFAGWVSPQAAQEYIAGMILLGAAPCTAMVFVWSQLVRGDANYTLVQVSINDLIMVFLFAPIVSFLLGVTDIQVPWETLLLSVILYVLIPLVAGYWTRKRLDAIGHEIAIAKFCEQIKPYSIVGLLATVVLLFGFQAQTILQQPAVIALIALPLLVQSYGIFAIAYAWAYVWRVPFEVAAPAALIGTSNFFELAVAVAISLFGLESGAALATVVGVLVEVPVMLSLVALANRTRQYFAHT